The Halococcus agarilyticus genome includes a region encoding these proteins:
- a CDS encoding MTH1187 family thiamine-binding protein, translating into MTVVALLSVAPVTEESMAGEVAKAVDALDEFDVRYETNPMGTVIEAAEVEEIFAAAQAAHMAVDGDRVSTFLKIDDKRTSEGTASEKVDAVERELGRTASGNPDE; encoded by the coding sequence ATGACCGTCGTTGCACTGCTCAGCGTCGCACCAGTCACCGAGGAAAGCATGGCCGGCGAGGTCGCGAAGGCCGTCGACGCGCTCGACGAGTTCGACGTGCGCTACGAGACCAACCCGATGGGGACCGTGATCGAGGCCGCGGAGGTCGAGGAGATCTTCGCTGCGGCCCAGGCGGCACACATGGCCGTCGACGGCGATCGGGTGAGCACGTTCCTGAAGATCGACGACAAGCGGACCAGCGAGGGCACGGCGAGCGAGAAGGTCGATGCGGTCGAACGCGAACTCGGCCGGACGGCCAGCGGGAATCCCGACGAGTAG
- the mch gene encoding methenyltetrahydromethanopterin cyclohydrolase: MESLNRMALELVEEAIEFADELAIAITELDDGATVLDFGHDVAGGIEAGLLLAEIQTAGLATIQNRLGEVAGAPVPHIDLTTDRPALALLCAQKAGWELDADGFEGLASGPGRALLAEEEIFARVGHEDDFDFATLAIEADELPGEAVAERVADRTDVGANAVFLPSFPSASLVGSVTAAARAAELATVRLADLGYDPLDIRSVSANAPVAPVASDEATAIGLANDTLAYGGQVHLTVDEEFGRFDELPSTASDEYGVPFEEILDSVDWNFADLPDGLFAPAQVTVDVSGGPTHAFGETSEDVLGDAFGL; the protein is encoded by the coding sequence ATGGAGAGCCTGAACCGGATGGCGCTCGAACTCGTCGAGGAGGCGATCGAGTTCGCCGACGAACTCGCGATCGCGATCACCGAACTCGACGACGGGGCCACGGTGCTCGACTTCGGTCACGACGTCGCGGGCGGTATCGAGGCGGGCTTGCTTCTCGCCGAGATCCAGACGGCGGGGCTCGCGACGATCCAGAACCGGCTGGGCGAGGTCGCTGGCGCGCCCGTCCCCCATATCGATCTCACGACTGACCGGCCGGCGCTCGCGCTACTCTGTGCACAGAAAGCGGGCTGGGAGCTCGACGCCGACGGGTTCGAGGGGTTGGCGAGCGGTCCGGGGCGCGCACTCCTCGCCGAGGAGGAGATCTTCGCGCGGGTGGGCCACGAGGACGACTTCGACTTCGCGACACTCGCGATCGAGGCCGACGAACTTCCAGGGGAGGCCGTCGCCGAGCGGGTTGCCGACCGAACCGATGTCGGGGCGAATGCGGTCTTCCTGCCGTCGTTCCCGAGCGCGAGCCTCGTCGGCAGCGTCACGGCCGCTGCGCGCGCCGCCGAACTCGCGACTGTTCGCCTCGCCGACCTCGGCTACGACCCGCTCGATATCCGATCGGTGAGCGCGAACGCACCGGTCGCACCCGTGGCGAGCGACGAGGCGACTGCGATCGGGCTCGCGAACGACACGCTCGCCTACGGCGGCCAGGTCCATCTCACCGTCGACGAGGAGTTCGGACGGTTCGACGAGCTTCCCTCGACCGCGAGCGACGAGTACGGGGTCCCGTTCGAGGAAATTCTCGATAGCGTCGACTGGAACTTCGCCGATCTCCCGGACGGGCTGTTCGCGCCGGCCCAGGTCACCGTCGACGTTAGCGGCGGCCCGACCCACGCGTTCGGCGAAACCAGCGAGGACGTGCTCGGCGACGCCTTCGGACTGTGA
- a CDS encoding HAD family hydrolase: MSPTVDTVLFDIDDTLCAYRRSGAEVLAAAFEAAGVEPFFGITDYYDRYSRFVDRTDTIQELRAACFAAIADERGRDPDRGRAVAAAYADERDQWNVDALPGAREAVDRLATDHRLGVVTNGAPGMQAKKLAAIGLDDAFEIVVHAGYDAPAKPDPEPFRRALDALDTDPDSTVHVGNSLTSDVPGAQAAGLRAAWLADGSTPDPVPEYTLDSMADLHEPPWLTR; this comes from the coding sequence ATGAGTCCGACCGTCGACACGGTGTTGTTCGACATCGACGACACGCTGTGTGCGTACCGCCGGTCGGGGGCGGAGGTGCTCGCGGCCGCCTTCGAGGCCGCTGGCGTCGAGCCGTTTTTCGGGATCACCGACTACTACGACCGCTACTCGCGGTTCGTCGATCGGACCGACACCATTCAGGAGTTGCGTGCGGCGTGCTTCGCCGCCATCGCCGACGAGCGCGGCCGCGACCCCGATCGCGGGCGGGCGGTCGCGGCGGCCTACGCCGACGAACGCGATCAGTGGAACGTCGACGCGCTGCCGGGCGCGCGCGAAGCGGTCGACCGCCTCGCGACCGACCACCGGCTCGGGGTGGTTACCAACGGCGCACCCGGGATGCAGGCGAAGAAACTCGCCGCGATCGGCCTCGACGACGCCTTCGAGATCGTGGTCCACGCCGGCTACGACGCGCCCGCGAAACCCGATCCCGAACCGTTCCGCCGCGCACTCGACGCGCTCGATACCGATCCCGACTCGACCGTACACGTCGGCAACTCCCTGACCTCGGACGTGCCTGGAGCACAGGCTGCCGGCCTCCGTGCCGCGTGGCTCGCCGACGGCTCGACGCCCGACCCGGTGCCCGAGTACACGCTCGATTCGATGGCCGACCTCCACGAGCCGCCGTGGCTGACCCGGTGA
- a CDS encoding sulfite exporter TauE/SafE family protein, whose protein sequence is MGTSDTQIDVAGFVANLRALQYREVMMALATLAVVAGSIVFFPGTENVTTGIDSAISPGLLALLVVTAVVAGAIKGMLGFGYALVATPVFASVIDPTLAVVVLAIPPWMINMFQIGETDTGLDFIREEWVLMALAIVGTVIGVSFLAEFSTGPVVPFIIGLIILAYVIFQVVQDFVTIEEAHHPVALGVAGLLEGFLLAVANLGPLLPAYFHTFERDAERYIGGLSMVLGTIFTVRILQMALFTDLITTYRLWLGSAIAVVTIVGLLAGTYLRRIEIDEERFNWFVIGLLFLISLNIFKNTIPPLFL, encoded by the coding sequence ATGGGTACATCAGACACGCAGATCGACGTCGCTGGCTTCGTCGCCAACCTCCGTGCGTTGCAGTACCGGGAGGTGATGATGGCGCTGGCGACGCTCGCGGTCGTCGCCGGCTCGATCGTGTTCTTCCCCGGTACCGAGAACGTCACCACCGGGATCGACTCGGCGATCTCGCCAGGCCTGCTCGCGCTGCTGGTCGTCACGGCGGTCGTGGCCGGCGCGATCAAGGGGATGCTCGGCTTCGGCTACGCGCTCGTCGCGACTCCCGTGTTCGCGTCGGTGATCGACCCGACGCTCGCGGTGGTCGTGCTCGCGATCCCGCCGTGGATGATCAACATGTTCCAGATCGGCGAGACCGACACCGGCCTCGATTTCATCCGCGAGGAGTGGGTGCTGATGGCGCTGGCGATCGTCGGCACCGTGATCGGGGTGTCCTTCCTCGCGGAGTTCAGCACCGGCCCGGTCGTCCCGTTCATCATCGGACTGATCATCCTCGCGTACGTGATCTTTCAGGTGGTGCAGGACTTCGTGACGATCGAGGAAGCCCACCACCCGGTCGCGCTTGGCGTCGCGGGCTTGCTCGAAGGCTTCCTGCTCGCAGTCGCCAACCTCGGCCCGCTGCTCCCCGCGTACTTCCACACCTTCGAGCGCGACGCCGAGCGCTACATCGGCGGGCTCTCGATGGTCCTGGGGACGATCTTCACCGTCCGCATCCTCCAGATGGCGCTGTTCACCGACCTCATCACGACCTACCGGCTCTGGCTCGGGTCGGCCATCGCGGTGGTCACGATCGTGGGTCTGCTCGCCGGCACCTACCTCCGCCGGATCGAGATCGACGAGGAGCGGTTCAACTGGTTCGTGATCGGCCTCCTCTTTCTCATCTCGCTCAACATCTTCAAGAACACGATCCCGCCGCTGTTCCTCTGA
- a CDS encoding DsrE family protein, whose translation MKAVFHHSNDDTVLHERVVNNVANLLDDDSIDLDAVAVVTNSGGLALVTENSPQREHVETLMEHGVAFKQCRNTLAGTDTTAEDLIDGVELVPAGVGELTRLQAEGYAYIKP comes from the coding sequence GTGAAAGCCGTCTTCCATCACTCGAACGACGACACCGTTCTCCACGAGCGGGTCGTGAACAACGTCGCCAACTTGCTCGACGACGACTCGATCGATCTCGACGCGGTCGCGGTGGTCACGAACAGCGGCGGCCTCGCGCTGGTGACCGAGAACTCGCCACAGCGCGAGCACGTCGAGACGCTCATGGAGCACGGGGTCGCGTTCAAACAGTGTCGCAACACCCTCGCGGGCACCGACACGACCGCCGAGGACCTCATCGACGGCGTGGAGCTCGTCCCCGCGGGTGTCGGCGAACTGACGCGCCTCCAGGCGGAGGGCTATGCGTACATCAAGCCATAA
- a CDS encoding GTPBP1 family GTP-binding protein, with product MAPDRAVLERALDAGEREGGSVEFKERLTKDLHLADGKFESLAAQLRHRVLSGDGEATYVVGVTDAGGLAGISLEDFSESMDVLSLLAEEADAHIESVDTWGIEGGLVGVATVREGALLEDDGHIVVGTAGHVDHGKSTLVGSLVTGRPDDGEGSTRSFLDVQPHEVERGLSADLSYAVYGFVEGEPVRTDNPDRKSDRAEVVESADKLVSFVDTVGHEPWLRTTIRGLVGQKLDYGLLTVAADDGPTKTTREHLGVLLATELPTIVAITKTDMVDGERAREVEREVERLLRDVGKTPLRVERHGVDTAVEEIGGSVVPVLRTSTVTMEGLDTLDDLFGRLPKTGDGEGEFSMYVDRSYKITGVGAVASGTVRSGTVEAGDELLLGPFPDGSFRDVEARSIEMHYHRVDRAKAGRIVGIALKGVRETDVERGMVLLPREADPDPVREFEADVMVLNHPTRIDDGYEPVVHLETVSEAAAFHPAEGQLLPGDTGSTTVRFKFRPYLVEEGQRFVFREGQSKGVGTVTGVSPAE from the coding sequence ATGGCCCCCGACCGGGCCGTCCTCGAACGGGCGCTCGATGCGGGCGAGCGCGAGGGCGGCAGCGTCGAGTTCAAGGAACGGCTCACGAAGGACCTCCACCTCGCCGACGGCAAGTTCGAAAGCCTCGCGGCCCAGCTCCGCCACCGGGTGCTCTCGGGCGACGGCGAGGCCACGTACGTCGTCGGTGTCACCGACGCCGGCGGGCTCGCGGGGATCTCTCTTGAGGACTTCTCGGAGTCGATGGACGTGCTCTCGCTGCTCGCCGAGGAGGCCGACGCCCACATCGAGTCGGTCGACACGTGGGGGATCGAAGGGGGGCTCGTGGGCGTCGCCACCGTTCGAGAGGGCGCGCTGCTGGAGGACGACGGCCATATCGTCGTCGGCACCGCGGGCCACGTCGATCACGGCAAGAGCACGCTGGTGGGAAGCCTCGTCACCGGCCGGCCGGACGACGGCGAGGGAAGCACGCGAAGCTTCCTCGATGTCCAGCCCCACGAGGTCGAGCGCGGCCTCTCGGCGGACCTCTCGTATGCGGTCTACGGGTTCGTCGAGGGCGAGCCGGTCCGGACCGACAACCCCGACCGGAAGTCAGACCGTGCCGAAGTGGTCGAGTCGGCCGACAAGCTGGTGTCGTTCGTCGACACCGTGGGTCACGAGCCGTGGCTCCGAACCACGATTCGAGGACTCGTCGGCCAGAAACTCGACTACGGCCTCCTGACCGTGGCGGCCGACGACGGCCCCACCAAGACCACCCGCGAGCATCTCGGCGTCCTCCTCGCGACCGAGCTCCCCACGATCGTCGCGATCACCAAGACCGACATGGTCGACGGCGAGCGCGCCCGCGAGGTCGAACGCGAGGTCGAGCGCCTGCTCCGGGACGTCGGGAAGACCCCGCTCCGCGTCGAGCGCCACGGCGTCGATACGGCGGTCGAGGAGATCGGTGGCTCCGTCGTCCCGGTGCTCCGAACGAGCACGGTCACGATGGAAGGACTGGACACGCTCGACGACCTGTTCGGCCGGTTGCCGAAGACCGGGGATGGCGAGGGCGAGTTCTCGATGTACGTCGACCGGAGCTACAAGATCACGGGCGTCGGTGCGGTCGCTTCCGGAACTGTGCGCTCCGGTACCGTGGAAGCGGGCGACGAACTCCTGCTCGGCCCGTTTCCCGACGGCTCCTTTCGCGATGTGGAGGCGCGCTCGATCGAGATGCACTACCACCGTGTGGACCGCGCGAAGGCCGGGCGAATCGTCGGCATCGCGCTGAAGGGCGTCCGCGAGACCGACGTCGAGCGTGGGATGGTGCTCCTGCCGCGCGAGGCCGATCCCGACCCCGTCCGGGAGTTCGAGGCCGACGTGATGGTGCTCAACCACCCCACCAGGATCGACGACGGCTACGAGCCAGTCGTCCACCTCGAAACCGTGAGCGAGGCCGCCGCCTTTCACCCTGCCGAGGGTCAGCTTCTTCCTGGTGACACCGGCTCCACTACTGTCCGCTTCAAGTTCCGCCCTTACCTCGTCGAGGAGGGTCAGCGCTTCGTCTTTCGCGAGGGGCAGTCGAAGGGCGTCGGCACCGTGACCGGCGTGTCGCCCGCAGAGTGA
- a CDS encoding phosphoglycolate phosphatase: protein MDRADAAPDTRPPLAVDIDGTLTDRHRVVDPRVFAALREWPAPVVLATGKALPYPVALCEFAGLATLVVAENGGVVCLDTDSHDELVIDGDRAAAERVAAAYREAGHDLGWGSLDLVNRWRETEIAVSRDAPLDPLREIAADHGLRVFDTGFAYHVVSPDVDKGRGLGIVADRLGRDSEEFVAIGDSENDVATFEAAGRSFAVANADDAATQAADQVTDTAYANGFFEALSTVRSSP from the coding sequence ATGGATCGCGCAGACGCTGCTCCCGACACACGACCGCCCCTCGCGGTCGACATCGACGGGACGCTCACCGATCGACATCGAGTCGTTGACCCGCGTGTGTTCGCCGCGCTCCGGGAGTGGCCCGCGCCGGTCGTGCTCGCCACCGGCAAGGCGCTCCCCTACCCGGTCGCGCTCTGTGAGTTCGCCGGCCTCGCGACGCTCGTGGTCGCCGAGAACGGCGGCGTGGTCTGTCTCGACACCGACAGCCACGACGAACTCGTGATCGACGGCGACCGCGCGGCCGCAGAACGCGTCGCCGCGGCGTACCGCGAGGCGGGCCACGATCTCGGCTGGGGGAGTCTCGATCTCGTCAACCGGTGGCGCGAGACCGAGATCGCGGTGAGCCGCGACGCACCACTCGATCCACTCCGGGAGATCGCCGCCGATCACGGTCTCCGGGTGTTCGACACGGGCTTCGCCTACCACGTCGTCTCACCCGACGTGGACAAGGGCCGCGGGCTCGGGATCGTCGCCGACCGCCTCGGGCGAGATTCTGAGGAATTCGTCGCGATCGGTGATTCGGAAAACGACGTTGCGACCTTCGAGGCCGCGGGACGGTCGTTCGCGGTGGCGAACGCCGACGACGCGGCGACACAGGCGGCCGACCAGGTGACGGATACAGCGTACGCCAACGGGTTCTTCGAGGCGCTTTCGACGGTGCGATCTTCCCCGTAA
- a CDS encoding J domain-containing protein: MTRSRLVIGLGAVFAGLTVLTTVLGFVYSPVALALAAAFGVTTYFLWYHASGRLRRRVHRDARAAGSGRAKSTARTRTDGFGAGPREGRTGPRERRGFDAGRSRRRDVGGRRRQAGPSTAEAYRTLGLEPGADETAVRSAYREKVKEVHPDADDGSERAFKRVQSAYDHLSD, translated from the coding sequence GTGACTAGGTCGCGGCTCGTGATCGGGCTCGGTGCGGTGTTCGCCGGACTGACCGTCCTGACGACGGTGCTCGGCTTCGTCTACAGTCCGGTGGCGCTCGCGCTCGCGGCCGCGTTCGGCGTGACGACGTACTTCCTCTGGTATCACGCCAGCGGCCGGCTGCGGCGGCGCGTCCACCGCGACGCCCGCGCCGCCGGTTCCGGACGAGCCAAATCGACGGCGCGAACCCGTACTGATGGATTCGGTGCGGGACCGCGCGAAGGGCGGACCGGCCCACGGGAGAGACGCGGTTTCGACGCCGGTCGCTCGCGACGCCGCGACGTCGGCGGCCGGCGTCGGCAGGCCGGCCCGAGCACGGCCGAGGCGTACCGGACGCTGGGTCTCGAGCCTGGCGCGGACGAAACGGCGGTCCGGTCCGCCTACCGCGAGAAGGTGAAGGAGGTCCATCCCGACGCCGACGACGGCAGCGAACGCGCGTTCAAGCGGGTCCAGAGCGCCTACGATCACCTCTCGGACTGA
- a CDS encoding PadR family transcriptional regulator, translating into MEDLTAFQRDLLYVIAGMDEPKGLGVSEELQRAYDGDINHGRLYPNLDTLVENGLVEKGAQSDVTNFYTVTERGEAAIAARHAWERQYVDHPADD; encoded by the coding sequence ATGGAGGATCTCACGGCGTTCCAGCGTGACCTGCTGTACGTCATTGCGGGGATGGACGAGCCGAAAGGTCTCGGGGTCAGCGAGGAGCTACAGCGCGCCTACGACGGCGACATCAACCACGGCCGGCTCTATCCGAACCTCGACACGCTCGTCGAGAACGGTCTCGTGGAGAAGGGCGCACAGAGCGACGTCACCAACTTCTACACGGTCACCGAGCGAGGCGAGGCGGCGATCGCGGCCCGTCACGCCTGGGAGCGCCAGTACGTCGACCACCCGGCCGACGACTGA
- a CDS encoding substrate-binding protein: MRREDTGQSRRDVLKLAGASSAVGIAGLAGCLGGGGGSGNDSGSGGGGGDSGNDSGSGGNGSGGGNGSGGGNGSGGGGSEDYPSLGNFPVEGDTATFGLTVPQSGSYQAEGASELQAYELAIDHLNNGGGWVDSFEDLSGDGVLDKQIDFVEGDTATDPDTARNAASRMINRDDVIMFTGGSSSAVAIALQSLAQQEKVLYQCCLTHSNATTGADCRRYGFREMFNGYTTAQALVPPVTEAYGDDLNFYQLYADYTWGQSVQSSMKQFFEEAGWTEVGSTATPLGTSDFSSYLSEAQSSDADALFLVEYGLDGANSLKQAANQGLNEEMEIVVPLYNQLVAGNAKQAIPGVFGTTAWDPGIDNEPSNTFADAFEQEYGNPPPGVAHLAYAQTLQYAAAVERAGTFYPPEVIRALEGYEYDNVGLGQEVMRKCDHQAQRAIPVVQGKETGEQSEGDLLDLVNLVPSDQVGYDCDSGPAAECELGSYE; this comes from the coding sequence ATGCGACGCGAGGACACAGGACAGAGCCGCCGTGACGTGCTGAAACTCGCCGGTGCGTCGAGCGCCGTGGGAATCGCCGGCCTGGCCGGCTGTCTCGGTGGTGGTGGCGGCAGTGGCAACGACTCCGGCAGCGGTGGTGGTGGTGGCGACAGTGGCAACGACTCGGGGAGTGGCGGGAACGGATCGGGTGGCGGGAACGGATCGGGTGGCGGGAACGGCTCCGGCGGTGGAGGCAGCGAGGACTACCCGTCGCTCGGCAACTTCCCGGTCGAGGGCGACACCGCGACGTTCGGGCTCACCGTCCCCCAGAGCGGGTCCTACCAGGCGGAGGGCGCGAGCGAGCTCCAGGCGTACGAGCTCGCCATCGACCATCTCAACAACGGCGGCGGCTGGGTCGATAGCTTCGAGGACCTCAGCGGCGATGGTGTGCTCGACAAGCAGATCGATTTCGTAGAGGGCGACACGGCGACCGATCCCGACACGGCGCGGAACGCCGCCAGCCGGATGATCAACCGGGACGACGTGATCATGTTCACCGGCGGGTCGTCGAGCGCAGTGGCGATCGCGCTGCAGTCGCTGGCCCAACAGGAGAAGGTGCTGTACCAGTGCTGTCTCACCCACTCGAACGCCACGACCGGCGCGGACTGCCGGCGGTACGGGTTCCGGGAGATGTTCAACGGGTACACGACCGCACAGGCGCTCGTCCCGCCGGTGACGGAGGCCTACGGGGACGACCTCAACTTCTACCAGCTCTACGCCGACTACACGTGGGGCCAGAGCGTCCAGTCGTCGATGAAGCAGTTCTTCGAGGAGGCCGGCTGGACCGAGGTCGGTAGCACGGCGACACCGCTCGGGACCTCCGATTTCTCCTCGTACCTCTCGGAGGCCCAGAGCTCCGACGCCGATGCGCTGTTCCTCGTCGAGTACGGGCTCGACGGCGCGAACTCGCTCAAACAGGCCGCCAACCAGGGCCTGAACGAGGAGATGGAGATCGTCGTGCCGCTGTACAACCAGCTGGTGGCGGGCAACGCGAAACAGGCGATCCCCGGTGTGTTCGGCACGACCGCGTGGGACCCGGGGATCGACAACGAGCCGTCGAACACGTTCGCCGACGCGTTCGAACAGGAGTACGGCAACCCGCCGCCAGGCGTCGCACACCTCGCGTACGCACAGACGCTCCAGTACGCGGCGGCCGTCGAACGCGCCGGCACGTTCTACCCGCCGGAGGTCATCCGGGCCCTCGAAGGCTACGAGTACGACAACGTCGGCCTCGGACAGGAAGTGATGCGGAAATGCGACCACCAGGCCCAGCGAGCGATCCCGGTCGTCCAGGGGAAAGAGACCGGCGAACAGAGCGAGGGCGACCTGCTGGACCTCGTCAACCTCGTTCCCAGCGACCAGGTCGGCTACGACTGTGACAGCGGCCCGGCGGCCGAGTGCGAACTCGGCAGCTACGAGTAG
- a CDS encoding branched-chain amino acid ABC transporter permease: MSLLSEAVRILLNGLQTGAIYVLLAIGLSIILGTLKFVNFAHGALYVVGLYVGLLVSQETTFSQGQLAEFGFGTLGLDLGFLAALIVVPLVVFVLGIAMERFVARPFYDRPDTDQILLTFGLAIVAQQALRVLFGGNSQSFAQPEWASGAVELPLVGGFPQWRLWVIAITGLLVVLVYALIEFTDFGLTVRAGTQDAEMVQLLGIRITRPYIVVFGIGAALAGVAGVVGGPLTVVNPTVGTDVLVPAFLTVVIGGLGSIRGAVLGGLILGITQSFLIQWSLVIPALGIDYAFAPWSQVGIYAIAAVILLVRPQGLLGSEVEIS, from the coding sequence ATGAGCCTCCTCTCCGAAGCGGTTCGCATCCTACTCAACGGCCTCCAGACGGGCGCGATCTACGTGCTGCTGGCGATCGGGCTGTCGATCATCCTCGGCACGCTCAAGTTCGTGAACTTCGCCCACGGCGCGCTGTACGTCGTGGGACTGTACGTCGGGCTCCTCGTCTCCCAGGAGACGACCTTCTCACAGGGACAGCTCGCCGAGTTCGGGTTCGGCACGCTCGGGCTCGACCTCGGCTTCCTCGCCGCGCTGATCGTCGTACCGCTCGTGGTGTTCGTGCTCGGTATCGCGATGGAGCGGTTCGTCGCGAGACCGTTCTACGACCGGCCCGATACCGACCAGATTCTCCTCACCTTCGGGCTCGCGATCGTCGCCCAGCAGGCGCTCAGAGTGCTGTTCGGCGGCAACAGTCAGAGCTTCGCCCAGCCCGAGTGGGCGTCCGGGGCGGTGGAGCTGCCGCTGGTCGGGGGGTTCCCGCAGTGGCGGCTCTGGGTGATCGCGATCACGGGGCTACTGGTCGTGCTCGTGTATGCGCTGATCGAGTTCACCGACTTCGGGCTCACGGTCAGAGCGGGCACCCAGGACGCGGAGATGGTCCAGCTGCTCGGGATCAGGATCACACGGCCGTACATCGTGGTGTTCGGCATCGGTGCCGCGCTGGCGGGCGTCGCCGGCGTGGTCGGCGGCCCGCTGACCGTCGTCAACCCGACCGTCGGGACCGACGTCCTCGTGCCGGCCTTTCTCACAGTGGTGATCGGCGGGCTCGGCAGCATCAGGGGCGCGGTGCTCGGCGGGCTGATCCTCGGGATCACGCAGTCGTTCCTGATCCAGTGGAGCCTCGTGATCCCCGCGCTCGGGATCGACTACGCGTTCGCGCCGTGGTCCCAGGTCGGCATCTACGCGATCGCCGCGGTCATCCTCCTCGTGCGTCCCCAGGGACTGCTCGGAAGCGAGGTGGAGATCTCATGA
- a CDS encoding branched-chain amino acid ABC transporter permease, with translation MSDEGVNPTEAEADGGETVGGATGTTPLSGVRARWERIRERESVVIALTIVGVALFPYFLVRAPVISELLQGYQELASLILVWGIFAIGFDLLLGRTGLLSFGHAALWGAGAYAAGWLSANVVQSPLAIVAIAVLFVVALSVVLGALSLRRGGIYFAILTLAFAQMIYYMASAPLAFITGGDNGLTGVEIGPLLGSFDLGSELPSIAGTLLGTWRYAFIAAALVVSAAIILRILNSPYGIVFRAIRENERRAEFVGFNVWRYKLAAFVLSGTFAGFAGALFTIHGEYVPLSSLYWTTSGEVVIMTVLGGVGTLLGPLLGAGIYLWVEYIVSGGYPFDWIGPYWHLVLGLVFVVVVVLLPDGIWNGIKRLLRDVFWFVSLATRDPEAAKDHAVQKAKAAIAWIVSLATGIVERVIAVPRRLAALVSGGGR, from the coding sequence GTGAGCGATGAGGGTGTGAACCCGACCGAAGCCGAGGCCGACGGGGGCGAGACCGTCGGTGGAGCGACGGGGACGACACCTCTCAGTGGGGTTCGAGCGCGATGGGAACGGATCCGCGAGCGGGAGTCGGTGGTCATCGCGCTGACGATCGTCGGCGTCGCGCTGTTCCCGTACTTCCTCGTCCGAGCCCCGGTGATCAGCGAGCTCCTCCAGGGCTACCAGGAGCTCGCGTCGCTGATCCTCGTCTGGGGGATCTTCGCGATCGGGTTCGATCTGCTGCTCGGGCGCACGGGACTGCTCTCGTTCGGCCACGCCGCGCTCTGGGGAGCGGGTGCGTACGCGGCCGGCTGGCTCAGTGCGAACGTCGTCCAGTCCCCACTCGCGATCGTCGCGATCGCGGTGCTGTTCGTCGTGGCTCTCTCGGTCGTGCTCGGGGCACTGTCGCTCCGGCGGGGTGGGATCTACTTCGCGATCCTCACGCTGGCGTTCGCCCAGATGATCTACTACATGGCCTCGGCACCGCTCGCGTTCATCACCGGTGGCGACAACGGGCTGACCGGCGTGGAGATCGGGCCGCTGCTCGGATCGTTCGATCTCGGGAGCGAACTGCCCTCGATCGCCGGAACGCTGCTCGGCACATGGCGCTACGCGTTCATCGCGGCGGCGCTGGTGGTGAGCGCCGCGATCATCCTCCGGATCCTCAACTCGCCGTACGGGATCGTGTTCCGTGCCATCCGCGAGAACGAACGCCGCGCGGAGTTCGTCGGCTTCAACGTCTGGCGCTACAAGCTCGCGGCGTTCGTGCTTTCGGGGACCTTCGCGGGGTTCGCGGGGGCACTGTTCACCATCCACGGCGAGTACGTCCCGCTGTCCTCGCTGTACTGGACCACGAGCGGCGAGGTGGTCATCATGACCGTTCTCGGCGGCGTCGGGACGCTGCTCGGACCGCTGCTCGGGGCCGGGATCTACCTCTGGGTCGAGTACATCGTGAGTGGCGGGTACCCCTTCGACTGGATCGGCCCCTACTGGCATCTCGTGCTCGGCCTCGTCTTCGTCGTGGTCGTCGTGTTGCTGCCCGACGGGATCTGGAACGGGATCAAGAGGCTTCTCCGAGACGTGTTCTGGTTCGTCTCACTGGCGACGAGGGACCCGGAGGCGGCGAAAGATCACGCTGTTCAGAAGGCCAAGGCAGCCATTGCGTGGATCGTGTCGCTCGCCACCGGCATCGTCGAGCGGGTCATCGCGGTGCCGCGGCGGCTCGCCGCGCTCGTCTCCGGAGGGGGTCGGTGA